The genomic segment AATGGCTCACGCAAACAAGAAGCATCTGACCTATTAACAGAAGTTCAATCACTGTTACTCTGCCAATAAAGCTCAAAGTTCGTATGAGAATCCTAACAGAATCAAATGCCCTGAATAACCAGTGCAACTTTAATTAATGCTTATTCACGCATCTGTTTACTCTACCCAGACGCAAGGGAAATGCCAACAATGTGACGCTACAACACAAACAGAacttcacaagacatatacttTTAAGGCTTTGACACATGAAAAGTCAGACATGTGATCCATAAAATTGCTTGTCAGCTATAGGGTTCTTAATTTTGGTATACATTATCACAGCTCAACAACATGTCCTATATCTAAATCTATAGATATGTAGCCTTAAGCATCCACTTATTTCTACTTCACAAAGTCTCAGCACTCAAGCCCTCTAAAAACTGAAGTCCAGTGAACCACGTCTGCTGGACCATAGTTTCATCAGTAAAACATAATACACTGCAGCTGGTAATAATATAAGTATAGACCATCTACCAAATACCAATATCATCTAGGGTCGGATTGTGGAATCAGGCAAACCAAATTAGCTAGAGATGGACTTATTATCCTCAGCAACCCATGTCGACATGGCATACAGTACCCGCCCCTTCCATCCCTGCAGCAACCAACGGTGATCCTCATCGATGAGAAAGTCTTTGTGGTAATAGTTCTTGACCTTATCTCTCACAACCTTTATGACCTCTGGATTCAATGGTAGCTGCCTCAGCCCAGCTCGGTGGTTCCGCACCTGCCATTGCTTATAAGTCTCAGGGCGTTCCACCCGGTCTGCACCCTCACAAGCGATAACATTCAAGGCAGACCGCCCAAAGATATCCCGCTCGATCAGCAGCCGATCATCATTGTCCCGGGGGATGGTCGCATCAAGAATGTCAAAATGCGCTGAGTAGAAGAACAGTGCCTCCCGGAACCGTGTCAAAAAGAACGGTGCGCCATATGTGCCATTGACCACACAATGGATGAACACGTTAGGGCGCATCTTCCGGATGTTGTTTAGGACCATATCTCTAGGGCTTGGACTGTCCACCAGAACACTCTCGTCCATCAAGTTACCGAAAAAGCACTCACTGTTGACAACAAGAACCTCATCTGGATCAATATTGAGGTCCTCAACATGGACGTTCTCCCACTTTGCTGCAATACCGTGGAACTTGAAGGGCACGCGAAACTGGCGCGCACAGTTGCTGAGGCGGTGGCCTGTTTCGTCAATCTGGTGGGCTGGGCGGAACCCAGGCTGTGGGACGTCAATTGCGGTGAACCTCACCTCTGGTGGTCCACCTTCTCTATTTGCCAGTAAATGGAGCAAACCTGGCCACTGAAATCCATGTTGCACACCATAGTCCACAACATGCAATTTACTCCTCCCTGCCGCAGCATGACAAATTGTCTTGTTGGAGAAGACGAATTTCACCTTCACGAAGCAGCTGGCTGCCATGAGTAGCTTGTATGCCTTGAGGAAGTGCACAACCGAGGTGCGTTTTGCCATGAGCGACTGGTACACCTGGCTCCCTGTGCCTGCAAGTCGTGCCTCCAGTCCCTCGGCGAAACAATATGCCAGCCTCTGTGTGGCGTCTCCTCTCGGCGAGGAGTGCTGCTTGATCTGCTTCAGCAGCTCGTTCACACTTCGGGCATCACCCGTGGACATTGACTGTGCACAATGGATAAGCATGGTGCGCAGATCAACAACCTCCTTCGCGCCCTGCCTCCCCCGCGCCGCCTTCCCGCCACCCCTCCTGCTGCTCCTCTCAGACTCACTATCCTTGGCAATGCGCAGGTCCGTCATGCGCTTGTTGAATTCCTCGTAATCGCAGGACATTATTTCGCGGTACATCTCCCGGGCACCAGTTTCCTCCTGTTCCGGCATCATCAGCTTGCTGTTTCTGCCTGTCTCCGCCTCCAGGTCCTCTTCGTGGTGCCGGTTCTTGCGGCCCCTGCCATTGTTGCTTCCTCCAAACATTAACATTCCATCCACTGTctcctccttcttcacttgGCCGGCAGCGAAGCCACTCGGCGGTTTCCTGTCTCTAGGAAAGGACTCCCCGGAAGTGCCCTCATGGTCGATGAGGAGGCTGTTGTTGGTGGGCAAGAACTTCTTGGCATCttccatgcccttgaggaaCGCCTGATTGAGCATGTCCATGGTTACCCCGTTCTGGCCACCGAAGAAGGCCGAGGCCAGCGCGGCGTGGTCACCGTCGTCAGCGGGcaaggtggtggtggacttTGTCTTCGTCTCCTCCTCCGCGCTATCCAGGAACGCGTTGGCCTCGCTCGCGCTCTTGAAGGGCGCCGGAGTCTGCTGGAATCCCGCGGTGGCGCCGTCTTGCCCCGGCAAGATGAAGGCGTTGACATCGTCGAGCCCCACTCCCATGTCGGGGTACGGCGGGGAGCGTAGCAGCTGGGAGAGCTCGATTGGATCGTAGGGCCAGGTAGCGTCGGCGAAGGCGGGGGCGTCGGAGGAGAAGGATGGCGAGAGGTGGAAGTTGCCGCTTCCGTCGGTGTTGGTGGTCGCGGAATCGGATGAGGACAAGGCGGTGGTGGCGGAAGCGGAGAGGATCTGTGCGTATGGCTGCTGCGCCTGGAGGAGCGCGGGGTGGTCGGGGTACTGGTAGAAGAATTTGTCGTCGATGTCCTCCTCCATGAGCATGCTTGAGATGAAGGGGAGGACCAGGTCGTCCGACGAGGCCGGGTCCTCGCCGTCGAAGCCGCCATCTGGGCGGGGCGTCGGAGGGAGGTCGAGGAAGACGGAGGGGGAGAAGGGCTCGAGAAAGGCTCCCTGCCCCAGGAGATCCCCCGGCGAGGCGGCCATGGCTTGCCGGCGGTAAAAAGAAAATTGAATCTTTGGGTTGGCGATGAGCCCGATTAGCTACTACGAGTACTACTTGAGAGCTAGTGGTGATGTTTTGAGGGAGACATGGAATGGGAGGGGATGGTGGGCGAATTAAAAATCAAATCTTTGAGCTCGATCGTCTAACGCCGTGACCGGTGGGCGAGCAGGGAAGCTTCTGGGAAGGGAAGGCGACCAGATCGATCATTTGTCACTCTAGCACAGTGGatggaggggaggagaggagaccaAGACGAAATGCAACTGCGACTCATCCCCCCTCTTCTCTGTCCCTCCCCTCCCGTGATTAGTCACGCCGCATCGCGTCGCCGGCACAGGACAGGAGCAGCGGCACGTCCTTGGAGGCTGCTGATCTCACTCGCGAGATCGCGTCCGTTCATTCCCGTCAATGGAGGCTGGATCGGACTGACAAGCATTGGGTCGGGGTACTCGTGTGCCGGTTGCATTCCAATCACCAAAGCGGGGAGAGGATCTTGATTCCTAGGCCACAGCAGATGGATCGATCAACCAACCAACCGGTGATGAAGTCATCCATGGCATGGCACAAAGAACcgatcactgatgagttagtgaGTCGGGTCAGTTTCCTTGCAGCACAAGACGGGATGGGGATGATCACCATAAGCGTTGCTCTCTCTCGCTTGGCGGAAGATGGACGACAAGCATCTGCCATCAGCGCCGCGACTTTTTGGAGCCCACGGCACGGGTGCGTGCATGATTCCGCAGACAGAGTGCTCAATTTGTTGGCTGGTCCAACCCGCATCTTAATTAATCAGTCGTCCTCTACCCGCGCGGCCTCGATCAGGTGATCCTACTTCAGAAACAAGGGTACAAAAGTCCAGCAGTCAGTCTTGACCAAAATCTAGCTAGAGAAGAGAGTtcatgcacgcatgcatgcttGCTGGATCCATCGAGTCCTTATCATTCATAGTTATATCATATGCATAACTATTAGCCTGCTTAATCTATTAATTTCCTGGGTCCTGAATAACTTAATTGTGATCGATGACCTGTCCAGGACGACATTGACCATTTCCTCTCCTCATTGTTGAGTCCAAAGCTAATGGGCCTAGCGTAGCAGAACATAAGGCCAGTACTTGAAGTGCATATACTACATGTATGAAAGGCCCATCCTctcagagagaaaaaaatacacattAATTGGCCGGTACAATATATATCTCTACTAATATAAACCTAATAAAAACCCTGAAAGAAATTCGATCTCCCCTTAATCCTGTCCCGCCTAATTAAAACCAGAAAAAACCGGTATTCGAGGATGGGACCCTGTGGCTCCTCCCTTCCTGATCCAGTGATGGCGTAGCCGTGCTCCTCTTGGTGCTGCCAACACCTCTGTCATtgcatctctctttctctctctccctaaataaatttcacaaacaGTCTTGCACCATTTAAGTTAGTGGCTCCTCTTGCTTTTGAAGTTGTCAGTACAATACTTAAAGGCGCCAGTGTTATGCAATCTCTCGGAAGACACTGTCACTTCAAACAAGTGGTGCTTTCTTCTGAAGGTGGACAGAGTTTAATTTCCTATGACATGAGTGAGTTGATGTGAATCGCAGCTAATGACAAAAGGTAGACTGGATGATTGTCGTCGATTACCGCAATGACTTTCAGATCACCCTTGACCTGTGACTGTTTTCAGAAGCAGGAATAGCAGAGAATATAAATGCAAAAGTTGATGACTCTTTTTCAATGTCTTCTTTTGAGGGACAAATTCCTGTCTTcttgtttttgttgtttttttcccCAGGATTTGTACCATGAGCTGTATGCATTACATAGATTTAAGCAACCGTACTGCTCTAAGCTAAAGGGAAAGGAACATTCAGATATATTTGAGAAATGTATGATGCCTATTTATAACATTATATTTCTTTTcagtaagaaaaaaaaatgccgATCCATTGTGTCACTTGTTCCATGTCCATTGTGGCATTACCTAAACAAAATGACATTGTGCATTGTGTTTGTGTCCATTACCTGAACAAAATGGGAATATGGAAGCTACGACGATGATACTTTCTTATCCTTACTGTTTTATTTGAACCCAAATCCTTCTCAATATGGCAATGTAGCTATAGTTCTTTGAACTTTTCACACTATAATAAATTAAATTGGCAGGATATAATATTCAAATTGTGATACAAGAGTTGAAGACCCAAAGGAATTGTAAAGAGCTTGGAGAAAAGATCTCTCCGGTCTAAGACATTGGAAGAAGTTGGTAGCTTTTACTACATATTTCACTTTGTATGCTACGTTAGCCTATCCTCTTTTTGTTTCTAACATAGATTTCTCATGATAGGTAGTCGAGAAGCTTGTAGATGTGCACTACTTACAAATTGAGATCAACAGTTCTTTTGATCATCTTGTATTTCCATGGCCCGATGTCTCCTGTTGAATTAGTGACAATACCAGCTGATTCTCGTAACACATTTGCAGATGAAAGTGCATGGAGTGCCGAATCAACTATGAACTGTCAAAGGCTAGGACCTGACGAGCTTGCATTGCACTATGCAAACATTATCATTCAGATATATAGCCTTGTAAGTTCCTCCACATTGTTTATGTTGAGCCACCTCAAGTTTCTAAGTTATTTGCTTGTTTttgccaccatatcaaattgaATGCAAGTACTTGTACACCTCTCTGGTTAGGACTTAGGGTTCTAGGAGGTGGCGGATGAATGGAGTGGAGCGGGAATAGGTTGCATCATGTTTTATGGTATCAAGAAAATCTCAAGTTAGTTAATTATTTTGAGTTCAGTATGATTTCAATCCATCTAGatttttcttgacatggatAGTTATTTTGAGATCTTGAGTTGGGTTGGAGCTACCCTAAATGTGCACGACTAACTCAGCCTGGCTCTACACACTTGGAGGAGAAGGAATGATGGTGCGTCTACGTCCTAACTTGAGGCAAGAGGGGAAGTTGTGCTACTGTTTGAGACATGGGTCTAGTGGTCCACAAAAGAAGATGCAATGAGACTGAGAGTAACTGAATCAAGTATATTGGTAGTTTTGGATTAGgtattgttgggggaaataTCTTAGCCCACGGATAATACTAAGGGGACGCCATCAAAAGCTTCTCCGGAGACTCTTGGGCTTCGGACTCCCTGTATAGAAGCTAAGGCTTCCGGATGCTGTGAACCCCTTAGGCCACCGCCTCTCGAGACAAGGGAAGAAGCTGGCCTCCGGAAGAAATATCAGCAAAAGGAGAACACCAAAGGCAACTAGCCTAACACGAAGTGACCCACAGTTAATGCaagtgcaagtggtggccaccCTGACATCCCAGCACAAGTGGGAGCTAGACTGATACCTTAGAAATGTGGCGCCGCAATAGGTGATCGGTTGAGTACCATGTCCTTAGGGCTAATTGCACTATTGTATtgtcatagtagataatatcttctgattagggGTAAATGCATCCTACCTAGGCTCATGTTGTGCGATTTGACTGGCCTAGGCTCCTGTGGtatagtgatagtttgtattactatctctgtaagggcatACTTGCACATTTACACCCTAAACAGCACTATAAATACACACACATGACCATCAGGCCAGAGgaccaatattttttattatcaacACGTTTTTtgttctccctcctctctacttcttctccaagcttgagtctcttcTCTAGAAGAGACTCTCGCCGCACTTTATTCGTGGAAGATATCTTCTCCTCCGACAACAAGGCTCCATCTATGAGGACATAAACATAGAAGTAGAAGGGGAGGTAGGACACCACCAAATACCACTAAGGCGCTACCCCAAGTAGTCGTTTCCATCGCCGCACCCATGCAAGCGTATGCACGGCAGCCGCGACCAGGCACACCATGTGCACCCACCAACCCCACAGCTTAGCGGAACAGCGACCATCCGGCCACCGCCGACCCAACAGCTTGGGTTGGCACGGAGCTCCAAGCCAGCGCGGAGGCGTTCCAACAGTGACGCAGCAAGGACCCCGTCGCACCCCAAGGGGTTACAGCCAAGGCCGCAGCCAGACAAGCTGCCCTCCAATAGCTCTAGGCGCTCGAGCCTAGAAGCGAGCGCCTAGAAGCACTCATGCGTGGGCTCGACCCCTAGATGCCTCATGTGACGACGTCCAAGGCACCTTCATTGAGCCAGTATACTTTGAGAGCCTGGTCGGCCGGCAGCCCTGATGGCCTCCCCGCGGGGAAGCAAGCTCTGAGGAGACCACCGACCCTGGGGGACGCAGATCCCGCCGACATCCTTAGCACCGACCACAAGCTCCAGACCCACCGAAAGGGTACTGGTGCATCCTACACAGACCCGGACGTGGCCACAATACAGACGGCTGCCGAACTCTCATAGCTTTCCGGGAGGATTACCTCAAGAGACAGACGGGACACCCAGCAAGGGAAAAAATCAGCGACAGGCGACCCAAGGGCCACAAGCCTGCAGCAGGCCTCCGAGTGGGTGACCGGGCCTTACCAAGCCCCTCGGCCCGTTACGAGGACTGAGTCGCGAAAAGGCCCTAGCCATAAACAGATCCAGCAAGCCTCCAACGTAGGGTCCCCGCTTGAGCCTCCGGAGTGGTTGGGGCCCACGACGTGCCTCCCCCGTCGGGTTCG from the Phragmites australis chromosome 19, lpPhrAust1.1, whole genome shotgun sequence genome contains:
- the LOC133900483 gene encoding scarecrow-like protein 34 — translated: MAASPGDLLGQGAFLEPFSPSVFLDLPPTPRPDGGFDGEDPASSDDLVLPFISSMLMEEDIDDKFFYQYPDHPALLQAQQPYAQILSASATTALSSSDSATTNTDGSGNFHLSPSFSSDAPAFADATWPYDPIELSQLLRSPPYPDMGVGLDDVNAFILPGQDGATAGFQQTPAPFKSASEANAFLDSAEEETKTKSTTTLPADDGDHAALASAFFGGQNGVTMDMLNQAFLKGMEDAKKFLPTNNSLLIDHEGTSGESFPRDRKPPSGFAAGQVKKEETVDGMLMFGGSNNGRGRKNRHHEEDLEAETGRNSKLMMPEQEETGAREMYREIMSCDYEEFNKRMTDLRIAKDSESERSSRRGGGKAARGRQGAKEVVDLRTMLIHCAQSMSTGDARSVNELLKQIKQHSSPRGDATQRLAYCFAEGLEARLAGTGSQVYQSLMAKRTSVVHFLKAYKLLMAASCFVKVKFVFSNKTICHAAAGRSKLHVVDYGVQHGFQWPGLLHLLANREGGPPEVRFTAIDVPQPGFRPAHQIDETGHRLSNCARQFRVPFKFHGIAAKWENVHVEDLNIDPDEVLVVNSECFFGNLMDESVLVDSPSPRDMVLNNIRKMRPNVFIHCVVNGTYGAPFFLTRFREALFFYSAHFDILDATIPRDNDDRLLIERDIFGRSALNVIACEGADRVERPETYKQWQVRNHRAGLRQLPLNPEVIKVVRDKVKNYYHKDFLIDEDHRWLLQGWKGRVLYAMSTWVAEDNKSISS